The following coding sequences lie in one Frigoribacterium sp. SL97 genomic window:
- a CDS encoding TetR/AcrR family transcriptional regulator: MTDETVPADTRMRIVEVAARFLREQGPSAVTTRGVAQAAGVQAPAIYRLFGDKDGLLEAVAEHVMASFVADKASTVAAAAAADVDPVEELCDGWRRQVEFGLENPALFALLSDSRRVAGSPAARLGKDVLTARVRRVAAAGRLAVPEARAVGLIQSAGVGVITTILATPPAERDPGLADAVFEGVLAQILTDAPVAARSGHLAAAVAFRAVAPELNQLSDPERRLLGEWLDRIISEPTAR; this comes from the coding sequence GTGACTGACGAAACCGTTCCTGCTGACACCCGGATGCGCATCGTCGAGGTCGCTGCCCGGTTCCTCCGTGAGCAGGGCCCGAGCGCTGTCACAACGCGAGGCGTCGCGCAGGCCGCTGGCGTCCAGGCCCCCGCGATCTATCGGCTCTTCGGTGACAAGGACGGCCTGCTCGAGGCCGTTGCTGAGCACGTCATGGCGTCCTTTGTCGCGGACAAAGCCTCGACCGTGGCCGCCGCTGCCGCGGCGGATGTCGATCCAGTCGAGGAGCTCTGCGACGGGTGGCGTCGTCAGGTGGAGTTCGGTCTCGAGAACCCGGCTCTCTTCGCCCTCCTCAGCGACTCGCGTCGTGTCGCGGGCTCGCCTGCTGCTCGCCTGGGCAAGGACGTCCTTACTGCTCGTGTCCGCCGGGTCGCCGCCGCCGGGCGCCTCGCGGTGCCGGAGGCGCGGGCGGTGGGACTCATCCAATCGGCGGGAGTGGGCGTCATCACGACGATCCTTGCCACGCCTCCCGCCGAGCGTGATCCCGGACTGGCGGATGCCGTGTTCGAGGGCGTCCTGGCGCAGATCCTGACGGATGCGCCCGTGGCGGCTCGGTCAGGTCATTTAGCTGCAGCCGTCGCGTTCCGCGCCGTCGCTCCCGAGCTCAACCAGCTAAGCGACCCCGAGCGACGCCTCCTCGGGGAATGGCTCGACCGGATCATCTCCGAGCCGACCGCCCGATAG
- a CDS encoding NAD(P)H-binding protein, which produces MIIITGATGALNGSTVEHLLKTLPASEIAIVARDAAKAVHFADRGVEVRTGDYADPASLPAAFAGADQLLLVSASDPHADAVALHRNAVEAAVIAGVGRVLYTSHQGAALDTPFGPGRDHAATERLLAESGLVWTSLRNGFYAHSLTWFLGDWRETGVITVPADGPVSWTAREDAAEAAARILLSDGAYNGPTTLTAPAAPTFADVAAIAADVAGRPVETVVLGDDNWVAHQVSSGQPEFMARFMLDMYRAAAGGFFAGTDPLLGKVLSREPASVRDLLTAQLATTGH; this is translated from the coding sequence ATGATCATCATCACCGGCGCCACGGGCGCCCTGAACGGCTCCACCGTCGAGCACCTCCTGAAGACCCTTCCCGCATCCGAGATCGCCATCGTCGCCCGCGACGCCGCCAAGGCCGTCCACTTCGCAGACCGCGGAGTCGAGGTGCGGACGGGCGACTACGCCGACCCTGCGTCCTTGCCCGCCGCCTTCGCCGGAGCAGACCAGCTTCTCCTCGTCTCGGCGAGCGACCCGCACGCCGACGCCGTCGCGCTGCACCGCAACGCCGTCGAAGCAGCAGTGATTGCCGGTGTCGGCCGGGTCCTCTACACGAGCCACCAGGGGGCGGCACTCGACACCCCCTTCGGACCGGGCCGCGACCACGCGGCCACCGAACGGCTGCTCGCCGAATCGGGACTGGTCTGGACGTCGCTGCGCAACGGCTTCTACGCGCACAGCCTGACCTGGTTCCTCGGCGACTGGCGCGAGACGGGCGTCATCACGGTCCCTGCCGACGGGCCCGTGTCGTGGACCGCCCGGGAAGACGCGGCCGAAGCCGCCGCGCGCATCCTGCTCTCGGACGGCGCCTACAACGGGCCGACGACCCTGACCGCGCCCGCGGCTCCCACGTTCGCGGACGTCGCAGCGATCGCTGCCGATGTCGCCGGGCGACCGGTCGAGACCGTGGTGCTCGGGGACGACAACTGGGTCGCGCACCAGGTGTCGTCGGGGCAGCCGGAGTTCATGGCACGCTTCATGCTCGACATGTACCGCGCCGCCGCCGGCGGGTTCTTCGCCGGCACCGACCCCTTGCTGGGCAAAGTCCTCAGTCGCGAGCCCGCGTCCGTCCGCGACCTGCTTACTGCGCAGCTCGCGACGACCGGCCACTAA
- a CDS encoding ester cyclase, translating into MNRRAPLLVLGLAALLATAGCASPAATEDPAAAISHDDGLVQPGTVHLGDSSVETSRPVVLRAQQLYAFWNTGDPSWLEVAVDDSFLDRTLPVGRPQGPEGPIAASEQFRAAVPDLACSLDDLYVTGDTFTARLTFTGHFTGVSGGVQGQGQPIKFGAIDIQHIGASGRIVEDWHLEDNLTFQQQAGLLPKPTS; encoded by the coding sequence ATGAACCGCCGCGCACCCCTACTTGTCCTCGGTCTCGCCGCGCTCCTCGCCACCGCCGGGTGCGCGAGCCCGGCCGCGACCGAGGACCCGGCCGCAGCGATAAGCCACGACGACGGCCTCGTGCAACCCGGAACCGTGCATCTGGGGGACTCAAGCGTCGAGACGAGCCGGCCCGTCGTCCTTCGCGCACAGCAGCTCTACGCTTTCTGGAACACAGGAGACCCGTCCTGGCTCGAGGTCGCTGTCGACGACTCCTTCCTTGACCGCACCCTTCCCGTGGGGCGACCCCAGGGACCCGAAGGGCCGATCGCCGCCTCGGAGCAATTCCGCGCAGCGGTGCCTGACCTGGCGTGCTCGCTCGACGACCTGTACGTCACGGGGGACACCTTCACCGCGCGCCTCACCTTCACGGGCCACTTCACCGGCGTCTCCGGGGGGGTCCAGGGCCAGGGCCAGCCGATCAAGTTTGGCGCAATCGACATCCAGCACATCGGCGCAAGCGGGCGGATCGTCGAGGACTGGCACCTCGAGGACAACCTCACCTTCCAGCAGCAGGCAGGCCTTCTGCCGAAACCGACCTCCTAA
- a CDS encoding SDR family oxidoreductase, whose translation MPNLRELMVVYGFSMSVPWLSRVREPYRLRDRETTVNKKKNRVLIVGGGSGIARALVRELLARGDEVIVGGRRPETLGDDAGEAGDRLRSVRIDLADEASIAAAANLGPLDFVVSFAAAHANGPIHQLKRDAIVTAFDAKVIGPILLAKHLAPSIRPGGGFLLFSGVAAWKPSAGLAVMATTNGAVSFLVEALAVELAPVRAVAISPGIIDSGAWDTLGEQEKSKMFSETAADNPARRIGSVNDIVSAVRFAMDNTFVTGTTLHVDGGGRLA comes from the coding sequence ATGCCTAACCTTCGAGAATTAATGGTCGTTTATGGATTCAGCATGTCCGTCCCTTGGTTGTCTCGAGTGAGGGAGCCGTACCGGCTCCGCGACAGGGAGACCACCGTGAACAAAAAGAAGAACCGCGTGCTCATCGTCGGCGGGGGATCGGGCATCGCCCGCGCTCTCGTGCGCGAGCTGCTCGCGAGGGGGGATGAGGTGATCGTCGGTGGACGTCGCCCCGAGACACTTGGCGACGACGCCGGAGAAGCCGGCGACCGGCTCCGGTCCGTCCGGATCGACCTCGCCGACGAGGCAAGCATCGCGGCGGCCGCCAATCTTGGACCGCTCGACTTCGTCGTGTCATTCGCCGCGGCACACGCGAACGGCCCGATCCACCAGCTGAAGCGCGACGCTATCGTGACGGCGTTCGACGCGAAGGTGATCGGGCCGATCCTGCTCGCTAAGCACCTCGCCCCCTCGATCCGGCCAGGTGGCGGCTTCCTCCTCTTTTCCGGCGTCGCAGCCTGGAAGCCGTCGGCCGGGCTCGCGGTGATGGCGACGACCAACGGAGCGGTCTCCTTCCTCGTCGAGGCGCTGGCGGTCGAGCTCGCCCCGGTCCGCGCCGTCGCGATCTCGCCCGGGATTATCGACTCCGGCGCCTGGGACACGCTGGGCGAGCAGGAGAAGTCGAAAATGTTCTCCGAGACGGCGGCGGACAATCCTGCTCGCCGAATCGGCTCGGTCAACGACATCGTCTCCGCCGTGCGCTTCGCGATGGACAACACGTTCGTCACAGGGACGACACTGCACGTCGACGGCGGCGGGCGGCTCGCATGA
- a CDS encoding polysaccharide deacetylase family protein: MKDPQQFWPSGARLAVTVSAQFEAGGQPISGAPGPITEPVIDGFPDLGQNSFYDYGAREGMPRILDLLDRHDIRMTSFMIGDTVRRHPELAAEIVRRGHEAGAHGRSWQHQYQLNRDAETEWILDGVKAIQEVTGTTPTGYNNYWIRPGVNTLEILQENGFDYHIDDLSTDEPFLQLINGDPFATVPYSVHLNDIASFDFPGFSPSDYEQQLVDEFDQLYEEGATRRRMMTIGLHDRISGHPSRVRALDRVLSRLREREDVWWARRDEIARWTLDHPEAALWVDRDPAPVSGLPGRSA, translated from the coding sequence ATGAAAGATCCCCAGCAATTCTGGCCCTCCGGGGCTCGACTCGCAGTCACGGTGTCGGCCCAGTTCGAGGCTGGCGGCCAGCCAATCTCCGGCGCCCCCGGCCCCATCACCGAGCCCGTCATCGACGGCTTCCCCGACCTCGGACAGAACTCCTTCTACGACTACGGCGCGCGCGAGGGAATGCCGCGCATTCTCGATCTCCTCGACCGCCACGACATCCGCATGACGTCGTTCATGATCGGCGACACCGTCAGGCGGCACCCTGAACTAGCCGCCGAGATCGTCAGACGCGGACACGAAGCCGGAGCGCACGGACGCAGCTGGCAGCATCAATACCAGCTCAACAGGGACGCCGAGACCGAGTGGATACTCGACGGAGTCAAAGCGATTCAAGAGGTCACCGGCACCACACCGACCGGCTACAACAACTACTGGATCCGACCAGGCGTGAACACGCTCGAGATCCTGCAGGAGAACGGCTTCGACTACCACATCGACGATCTCTCCACCGATGAGCCGTTCCTCCAGCTCATCAACGGGGACCCTTTCGCCACCGTCCCCTATTCCGTGCACCTCAACGACATCGCCAGCTTCGACTTCCCCGGCTTCTCGCCGTCCGACTACGAGCAGCAGCTCGTCGACGAATTCGACCAGCTCTACGAGGAAGGCGCCACGCGTCGCCGGATGATGACGATCGGGCTCCACGACCGCATCTCAGGCCACCCTTCCCGAGTTAGAGCACTCGACCGGGTGCTCAGCCGGCTGCGGGAGCGGGAGGACGTCTGGTGGGCTCGACGCGACGAGATCGCTCGCTGGACACTCGATCACCCGGAGGCGGCGCTCTGGGTCGACCGCGACCCCGCACCAGTCAGCGGGCTCCCGGGGAGGAGCGCATGA
- a CDS encoding nuclear transport factor 2 family protein produces the protein MSAPVASAAERFITSFIARDWQVMRAQLSEDCVWSMPGTRRLSGDAEGSDAVITRARFITADGLHTELLHALTGASGSAVILRNTATVGDRTLDEHLATVVTSLHDRIVRIDTYLSDVTGKDRFFG, from the coding sequence ATGAGCGCGCCGGTCGCATCCGCCGCCGAACGCTTCATCACCTCGTTCATCGCCCGCGACTGGCAGGTCATGCGTGCACAGCTCTCCGAGGACTGCGTCTGGAGCATGCCGGGTACCCGACGTCTCAGCGGCGACGCCGAAGGCTCCGACGCAGTGATCACCCGAGCGCGTTTCATCACCGCGGATGGGCTGCACACCGAACTGCTCCACGCCCTCACAGGAGCGTCCGGCTCTGCCGTCATCCTCCGGAACACGGCAACGGTGGGCGATCGCACACTCGATGAACACCTCGCAACCGTCGTCACTTCGCTCCACGACCGCATCGTTCGGATCGACACCTACCTCTCCGACGTCACCGGTAAGGACCGGTTCTTCGGATGA
- a CDS encoding helix-turn-helix transcriptional regulator codes for MNETRIVDLRAQIGWTQERLADESGVTVRTVQRLEAGNDGSLDTLSRVAHAFGVPVRDLFVTVAENDYGRSVTALDDRTTRQQERRGRVEEGFRALYYGVGVLFTIAVIVAVATDVVPNVAIFSIPAYWVAGWLLSMFLFLVVLSPRLDRAYPLSRAATDEVASR; via the coding sequence ATGAACGAGACAAGGATCGTCGATCTGCGGGCCCAGATTGGTTGGACCCAGGAACGCCTCGCAGACGAGAGCGGCGTGACCGTCCGCACCGTCCAGAGGCTCGAGGCGGGCAACGACGGGAGCCTCGACACGCTGTCACGAGTGGCGCACGCGTTCGGTGTACCAGTGCGTGACCTCTTCGTCACCGTCGCCGAGAACGACTACGGCCGCTCGGTCACCGCCCTCGACGACCGGACGACTCGCCAGCAGGAACGGCGGGGCCGTGTCGAGGAGGGCTTCCGAGCCCTGTACTACGGGGTGGGCGTGCTCTTCACTATCGCCGTCATCGTCGCAGTCGCCACCGACGTCGTGCCGAACGTCGCGATCTTCTCGATTCCCGCGTACTGGGTCGCCGGGTGGCTACTGTCGATGTTCCTGTTCCTCGTCGTCCTGAGCCCGCGCCTGGACCGCGCGTATCCACTGTCCCGTGCCGCGACGGACGAGGTGGCGAGCAGGTAG
- a CDS encoding MerR family transcriptional regulator, with protein sequence MRISEVSKRSGVPATALRYYESIGLLTPARTSNGYRDYTPNVLSRLDLIEASKELGLPLDQVGAHLSAMESTSCTNVREALRPLLAEQVRQIEEKQARLDRLRSRLARAEHDLAECPDRSERCSTECVFHSDA encoded by the coding sequence GTGCGAATCTCCGAGGTCAGTAAACGCAGCGGCGTCCCCGCCACGGCGCTCCGGTACTACGAATCCATCGGGCTCCTGACCCCTGCCAGGACCTCGAACGGGTACCGGGACTACACCCCGAACGTTCTCAGCCGCCTCGACCTGATCGAAGCCAGCAAGGAACTCGGGTTACCTCTTGATCAGGTCGGCGCGCACCTCAGCGCCATGGAGTCGACGTCCTGCACCAACGTCCGGGAGGCCTTGCGGCCGCTCTTGGCAGAGCAGGTGCGTCAGATCGAGGAGAAGCAGGCCCGGCTCGACCGGCTCCGGTCACGCCTTGCTCGTGCCGAGCACGACCTAGCCGAGTGTCCTGACCGGTCAGAGCGGTGCTCGACCGAGTGCGTCTTCCACTCCGACGCCTAG
- a CDS encoding alpha/beta hydrolase, translating into MSIEEAVLVGHDWGARAAHAAAAIAPGRIRGLVTLATAYGPRSTLTPSEALDDAAVAWYRYWLCTDVGASSFAADPRALISWAWGHWSAPGVITPHDREMLLPLLDNRQFVETVIHYYRHGATEAIGSAVYADLQAQLDQWPDINVPTIFLVGANDGCETVPAAHASETSFPAGIEIKVLNNVGHFVQREAPQAVADAISFFLWRDLRSV; encoded by the coding sequence CTGTCGATTGAGGAGGCAGTGCTCGTGGGGCATGACTGGGGTGCGCGGGCTGCACATGCAGCGGCAGCTATCGCTCCAGGACGAATTCGTGGTCTGGTCACCCTCGCCACTGCCTACGGACCTCGATCGACTCTGACTCCGAGCGAAGCGCTCGATGATGCTGCGGTCGCTTGGTACCGCTATTGGTTATGCACGGATGTCGGAGCATCGTCGTTCGCCGCCGACCCTCGCGCGCTCATCAGTTGGGCGTGGGGTCACTGGTCGGCTCCTGGCGTCATAACCCCTCACGACCGGGAAATGCTTTTGCCGCTCCTCGACAACAGACAGTTCGTTGAGACCGTCATTCACTATTACCGACACGGCGCCACCGAAGCAATCGGGTCAGCCGTTTATGCGGACTTGCAGGCCCAGCTTGATCAATGGCCCGACATCAACGTTCCCACAATCTTCCTCGTCGGAGCCAATGACGGATGCGAGACAGTCCCTGCCGCTCACGCGTCAGAGACGTCGTTCCCGGCAGGAATTGAGATCAAGGTACTGAATAACGTCGGCCACTTTGTCCAGCGTGAAGCCCCTCAAGCTGTCGCGGACGCCATTTCATTTTTCCTTTGGCGAGACCTGCGATCGGTCTAA
- a CDS encoding NAD-dependent malic enzyme: protein MDSAQKILHDAARNRGTAFTTEERHALGLVGRLPASIETLDQQAARSYAQLRRQPTDLAKYLWLDALHDRNEILYYRLLTDHLAELLPIVYDPTIGDAIQQWSHDYERSRAVYLSIDLPDEIEAAFHSLGFGSDDVDLIVASDAEEILGIGDWGVNGTDIAIGKLAVYTAAAGINPRRVIAVNLDVGTDNQKLLNDDAYLGNRHERIRGNRYNDFIDAYLTTAARLFPRALLHFEDFGPSNARRILTENADRFRVFNDDMQGTGAIVMAAVISGLKVTGETFADQRLVVFGAGTAGTGMADQIASAMQRAGLSAEEAAARVWLVDRHGLVTDAMEDLPDYQQAYARQAGEVAEWGDAPIDLLTVVRRVRPTILIGTSTAHGAFTQDVVEALATGVDRPILLPLSNPTSRIEVMPSDAVPWSKGQALIATGIPVDPVEYEGVSYRIGQGNNALLYPGLGLGTIVSGAKHVTDAMLLAAAEAVAGQVDVSERGASLLPEVADLRESSALVAVAVANAATKDGVATIEHDDLDSAVRHAMWQPTYPDGGAHS, encoded by the coding sequence ATGGACTCCGCCCAGAAGATCCTGCACGACGCGGCCCGCAATCGCGGCACCGCCTTCACTACCGAGGAACGTCACGCCCTCGGCCTCGTTGGTCGCCTTCCAGCATCCATTGAGACTCTCGACCAACAGGCTGCCCGGAGCTATGCCCAGCTCCGCCGTCAGCCCACCGACCTTGCGAAGTACCTCTGGCTCGATGCGCTGCACGACCGCAACGAGATCCTCTACTACCGCCTCCTCACCGACCACCTCGCCGAACTGCTGCCGATCGTGTACGACCCCACCATCGGCGACGCGATCCAGCAGTGGTCGCACGACTACGAGCGCTCCCGCGCCGTCTACCTCTCCATCGACTTGCCCGACGAAATCGAGGCGGCCTTCCACAGCCTCGGCTTCGGATCGGACGACGTGGACCTCATCGTTGCGTCCGACGCGGAGGAAATCCTCGGCATCGGCGACTGGGGCGTCAACGGGACCGACATCGCCATCGGCAAGCTCGCCGTCTATACCGCCGCCGCCGGCATCAACCCCCGACGCGTGATCGCCGTGAATCTCGACGTCGGGACCGACAACCAGAAACTCCTCAACGACGACGCCTACCTCGGCAACCGGCACGAGCGCATCCGCGGGAACCGCTACAACGACTTCATCGACGCCTACCTGACGACCGCGGCGCGCCTGTTCCCCCGGGCGCTTCTCCACTTCGAGGACTTCGGCCCCTCCAACGCCCGACGCATCCTCACGGAGAACGCCGACCGCTTCCGTGTCTTCAACGACGACATGCAGGGCACCGGCGCGATCGTCATGGCCGCGGTCATCTCCGGTCTCAAAGTCACCGGCGAGACGTTCGCTGATCAGCGCCTCGTCGTGTTCGGGGCAGGAACTGCTGGCACGGGCATGGCCGACCAGATTGCCTCCGCAATGCAACGCGCCGGGCTCAGCGCCGAAGAAGCGGCCGCGCGAGTGTGGCTCGTGGACCGTCACGGTCTCGTGACGGACGCAATGGAGGATCTGCCCGACTACCAGCAGGCTTACGCGCGACAGGCGGGAGAAGTTGCCGAGTGGGGGGACGCTCCGATCGATCTGCTCACCGTCGTCCGCCGTGTCCGTCCAACGATTCTCATCGGCACCTCCACCGCGCACGGTGCCTTCACGCAAGACGTCGTGGAAGCCCTCGCTACCGGAGTGGATCGCCCGATCCTCCTCCCGCTCTCCAACCCCACGAGCCGTATTGAGGTGATGCCCTCGGATGCCGTGCCGTGGTCAAAAGGACAAGCCCTGATCGCGACCGGCATCCCCGTCGACCCGGTCGAGTACGAGGGGGTCAGCTATCGGATAGGTCAGGGCAACAACGCTCTGCTCTATCCCGGCCTTGGTCTTGGCACGATCGTCTCAGGCGCGAAGCACGTCACCGACGCAATGCTGCTCGCGGCCGCCGAGGCCGTCGCCGGCCAGGTCGATGTCTCCGAGCGGGGCGCTTCGCTCCTGCCCGAGGTCGCCGACCTCCGCGAATCCTCAGCGCTGGTCGCCGTCGCGGTCGCGAACGCCGCGACCAAAGATGGCGTCGCGACAATCGAGCACGACGACCTCGACAGCGCCGTCCGCCACGCTATGTGGCAGCCCACGTACCCGGACGGAGGCGCGCACTCGTGA
- a CDS encoding LysR family transcriptional regulator, with protein MPSLRALEVMVVLARVGSIGATARALHLSQPAVSHQVASLEREVGVPLVDRNPTGATLTRYGRALVDHARLAVDAAERAVSAARTADAEQPIRLAVAESFTLPFLVPVVTRWNADGRTPLQLVETTSASASIDDLRAGLLDLVVVPGPATLDGLHVERLGIEEIVVVGRTVGEDSPGRIPIAVLGDGAGLIGVDPSNGYSSWLAERLAGAGVLVAYNLQTRSVQQAAALASAGFGIAPVPRSALSPGTVALGLQPPLERTVLAITRVSSDESVTALVEALRARISSATLA; from the coding sequence ATGCCCAGCTTGCGAGCCCTTGAGGTGATGGTGGTGCTGGCCCGGGTCGGGTCGATCGGCGCAACTGCTCGTGCGCTGCATCTCTCGCAGCCTGCGGTTTCTCATCAGGTTGCGTCCCTCGAGCGCGAGGTCGGGGTGCCCCTGGTGGACCGGAACCCAACCGGCGCGACCCTCACCCGATACGGCCGCGCGCTTGTCGATCACGCCCGCCTGGCCGTCGACGCCGCCGAGCGCGCGGTGTCGGCCGCGCGGACGGCGGACGCGGAGCAACCAATCCGGCTCGCCGTCGCCGAGAGCTTCACCCTGCCCTTCCTCGTTCCTGTGGTCACCCGCTGGAACGCCGACGGACGCACGCCGCTGCAGCTCGTCGAGACGACCAGCGCCTCCGCTTCAATCGACGACCTGCGCGCCGGCCTTCTCGACCTCGTCGTCGTCCCGGGGCCGGCGACGCTGGACGGATTACACGTCGAGCGCCTGGGGATCGAAGAGATCGTCGTCGTCGGCCGGACCGTTGGAGAGGACTCGCCGGGCCGGATACCGATCGCGGTGCTCGGCGACGGGGCGGGCCTGATTGGGGTGGACCCGTCGAACGGCTACAGCTCCTGGCTAGCCGAACGTCTCGCCGGTGCCGGAGTACTTGTCGCCTACAACCTGCAGACCCGCTCCGTACAGCAAGCCGCAGCTCTGGCCTCAGCCGGTTTTGGCATCGCCCCCGTCCCGAGGAGCGCCCTCTCACCCGGAACGGTTGCCCTGGGACTGCAACCGCCGCTCGAACGCACCGTCCTGGCCATCACTCGAGTCTCATCAGACGAGTCCGTGACCGCTCTGGTCGAAGCCCTTCGCGCCAGAATTTCCTCGGCGACCCTTGCGTGA
- a CDS encoding helix-turn-helix domain-containing protein, translated as MPVRLSDSQVVALRQRYRNGTTQVELAAKFGVSQSTVSSLVVGRARVDAGGPITHRLRQKLTDDDVTELRRRATEGTSVGALATRFGVTPPTVTRLLRVSGSRLDSGQAV; from the coding sequence ATGCCTGTGCGCCTGAGTGATTCCCAAGTGGTGGCTCTTCGGCAGAGATACAGGAACGGGACGACTCAAGTGGAGTTGGCTGCAAAGTTTGGTGTCAGCCAGAGCACGGTCTCGAGTCTTGTCGTGGGGCGCGCTCGTGTCGATGCGGGAGGTCCGATCACCCATCGTCTTCGACAGAAGCTGACCGACGATGACGTCACCGAACTGCGGCGCCGGGCGACTGAGGGAACTTCCGTTGGCGCGTTGGCGACACGGTTCGGTGTGACGCCCCCCACCGTGACGCGCCTGCTCAGGGTGTCCGGATCACGCCTCGATAGCGGTCAGGCCGTCTAA
- the fumC gene encoding class II fumarate hydratase, which yields MNDRVPTLHDVPLGLTAEGTRQEFDSMGTVEVPANRYWGAQTQRSLEHFSIGDDRMPKEVYHAYGVVKKAVALVNGDAGRLPRWKVDAIVHAAEETISGRLDEHYPLYVWQTGSGTQSNMNVNEVLANRAIQLLGGQLGSQRPIGPNDDVNMGQSSNDTFPTAMHIAALELIDSRLLPQLRHLRDTIEHKAKGWSDVVKIGRTHLEDAVPLTVEQEWSGWAAQLDQCETEIDHARAGLLQLSIGGTAVGTGLNAPKGFSIDVARRIAELTGKDFVTAPNKFAAQGSLDAIVRAHAALRGLAVALMKIANDMRWLASGPRTGFAELHLPANEPGSSIMPGKVNPTQCEAIVMIAIHVLGSDTAVAFAGSQGNFQLNAMRPVIIDAFLHSARVLADGMEKFRQFSVDGTDLDRETIHGYVDRSLMLVTALSPTIGYQNAAHIAEEALRKGLTLREAAINSGYVDGATFDSIVLPTSMVGSGYGGA from the coding sequence GTGAACGACCGCGTTCCGACTCTGCACGACGTGCCCCTCGGGCTCACTGCCGAGGGTACTCGGCAGGAGTTCGACAGCATGGGCACTGTGGAGGTCCCGGCGAACCGCTACTGGGGAGCCCAGACCCAACGCTCCCTCGAGCACTTCTCAATCGGCGATGACCGGATGCCCAAGGAGGTCTACCACGCCTACGGTGTCGTCAAAAAGGCTGTCGCTTTGGTGAACGGCGACGCTGGACGCCTGCCCCGCTGGAAGGTCGACGCGATCGTGCACGCTGCCGAGGAGACCATTAGCGGCCGCCTCGACGAGCACTACCCCCTCTACGTCTGGCAGACAGGCTCCGGCACTCAGAGCAACATGAACGTCAACGAGGTGCTCGCGAACCGGGCAATCCAGCTGCTCGGCGGACAACTCGGCTCGCAGCGGCCGATCGGCCCCAACGACGACGTCAACATGGGCCAGTCCAGCAACGACACATTCCCCACTGCGATGCACATTGCAGCACTGGAGCTCATCGACAGTCGACTCCTCCCGCAACTGCGACACCTCCGCGACACCATCGAGCACAAGGCCAAGGGGTGGAGTGACGTGGTCAAGATTGGCCGCACCCACCTCGAGGACGCTGTGCCGCTCACCGTCGAGCAGGAGTGGTCGGGGTGGGCCGCGCAGCTCGATCAATGCGAGACCGAGATCGATCACGCCCGCGCAGGTCTGCTGCAACTCTCGATTGGCGGCACTGCCGTGGGCACAGGGCTCAACGCTCCAAAGGGCTTCAGCATCGATGTCGCGCGCCGGATCGCAGAGCTCACAGGCAAAGACTTCGTGACGGCGCCGAACAAGTTCGCCGCTCAGGGATCGCTTGACGCAATCGTCCGCGCCCACGCAGCGCTCCGAGGCCTCGCTGTGGCGTTGATGAAGATCGCAAACGACATGCGGTGGCTGGCGTCGGGCCCGCGCACCGGCTTCGCCGAGCTTCACCTCCCCGCCAACGAGCCCGGCTCCTCGATCATGCCGGGGAAGGTGAACCCCACACAATGCGAAGCAATCGTCATGATCGCGATCCACGTCCTCGGATCCGACACCGCCGTGGCCTTTGCGGGGTCTCAGGGCAACTTCCAGCTGAACGCCATGCGCCCAGTGATTATCGACGCGTTCCTCCACTCGGCACGCGTGCTCGCCGACGGTATGGAAAAGTTCCGCCAGTTCTCGGTCGACGGCACCGACCTTGATCGCGAGACAATCCACGGATACGTCGACCGGAGCCTCATGCTCGTGACGGCTCTCAGCCCAACGATTGGCTACCAGAACGCAGCTCACATCGCCGAGGAAGCACTTAGAAAGGGCCTAACGCTCCGAGAGGCGGCGATCAACTCCGGCTACGTGGACGGTGCGACCTTCGATTCCATCGTGCTACCGACTTCAATGGTCGGCTCGGGATATGGCGGCGCTTAG